One window from the genome of Candoia aspera isolate rCanAsp1 chromosome 15, rCanAsp1.hap2, whole genome shotgun sequence encodes:
- the RAB36 gene encoding ras-related protein Rab-36 isoform X1 — MPHSIASQAMKGPLLPVSRDRRISDLPKCYTPEACLQLREDFHAQVRAACQQKNPGTVGLKISKVVVVGDLCVGKTSLIHRFCKDAFDRDYKATIGVDFEIERFEIAGVPYNLQIWDTAGQEKFKCIASAYYRGAEIIITVFDLADIQTLDHTKQWLEDALQENHPGSSSVFLVGTKKDLLSDAERERTERDAVRLANEMQAEYWSVSAKTGENVKDFFSRVAALAFEKSVLMELEKSCNRTVPIGTGDFIRIEENGASSKGPRPSHPSCC; from the exons atgcCTCACAGCATTGCAAGCCAGGCGATGAAGGGCCCCCTCTTGCCCGTGAGCAGAGACAGGAGGATCTCTGACTTGCCCAAG TGCTACACCCCCGAGGCCTGTCTCCAGCTCCGGGAGGACTTCCACGCCCAGGTGAGGGCTGCCTGTCAGCAGAAGAACCCTGGCACTGTTGG cctgaaaatctCCAAAGTGGTTGTGGTGGGAGACCTCTGTGTTGGGAAAACAAGCCTTATCCACAG GTTTTGTAAAGATGCTTTTGACCGGGATTATAAGGCAACCATTGGAGTTGATTTTGAAATTGAGCGTTTTGAGATCGCTGGGGTGCCATACAATCTTCAGAT ATGGGACACAGCCGGCCAGGAGAAGTTCAAGTGCATCGCATCTGCTTACTACAGAGGGGCGGAAA TAATTATCACAGTTTTCGATTTGGCTGACATCCAGACTTTGGATCACACCAA ACAGTGGCTGGAGGATGCCCTGCAGGAGAATCACCCCGGCTCCAGCTCTGTGTTTCTGGTGGGAACCAAGAAGGACCTGCTG TCCGATGCTGAGAGAGAGCGGACAGAGCGGGACGCGGTCCGTCTGGCCAACGAGATGCAGGCGGAGTATTGGTCTGTCTCGGCCAAAACAG ggGAAAATGTCAAGGACTTTTTTTCCCGGGTAGCTGCCTTGGCCTTTGAGAAGTCTGTGCTGATGGAGCTGGAGAAAAGCTGCAACCGCACAGTGCCGATTGGCACAGGAGACTTCATCA GGATAGAAGAAAACGGGGCGTCTTCAAAAGGTCCCCGTCCATCCCACCCGAGCTGCTGCTAG
- the RAB36 gene encoding ras-related protein Rab-36 isoform X2 produces MPHSIASQAMKGPLLPVSRDRRISDLPKCYTPEACLQLREDFHAQPENLQSGCGGRPLCWENKPYPQVLFCKDAFDRDYKATIGVDFEIERFEIAGVPYNLQIWDTAGQEKFKCIASAYYRGAEIIITVFDLADIQTLDHTKQWLEDALQENHPGSSSVFLVGTKKDLLSDAERERTERDAVRLANEMQAEYWSVSAKTGENVKDFFSRVAALAFEKSVLMELEKSCNRTVPIGTGDFIRIEENGASSKGPRPSHPSCC; encoded by the exons atgcCTCACAGCATTGCAAGCCAGGCGATGAAGGGCCCCCTCTTGCCCGTGAGCAGAGACAGGAGGATCTCTGACTTGCCCAAG TGCTACACCCCCGAGGCCTGTCTCCAGCTCCGGGAGGACTTCCACGCCCAG cctgaaaatctCCAAAGTGGTTGTGGTGGGAGACCTCTGTGTTGGGAAAACAAGCCTTATCCACAGGTATT GTTTTGTAAAGATGCTTTTGACCGGGATTATAAGGCAACCATTGGAGTTGATTTTGAAATTGAGCGTTTTGAGATCGCTGGGGTGCCATACAATCTTCAGAT ATGGGACACAGCCGGCCAGGAGAAGTTCAAGTGCATCGCATCTGCTTACTACAGAGGGGCGGAAA TAATTATCACAGTTTTCGATTTGGCTGACATCCAGACTTTGGATCACACCAA ACAGTGGCTGGAGGATGCCCTGCAGGAGAATCACCCCGGCTCCAGCTCTGTGTTTCTGGTGGGAACCAAGAAGGACCTGCTG TCCGATGCTGAGAGAGAGCGGACAGAGCGGGACGCGGTCCGTCTGGCCAACGAGATGCAGGCGGAGTATTGGTCTGTCTCGGCCAAAACAG ggGAAAATGTCAAGGACTTTTTTTCCCGGGTAGCTGCCTTGGCCTTTGAGAAGTCTGTGCTGATGGAGCTGGAGAAAAGCTGCAACCGCACAGTGCCGATTGGCACAGGAGACTTCATCA GGATAGAAGAAAACGGGGCGTCTTCAAAAGGTCCCCGTCCATCCCACCCGAGCTGCTGCTAG